The Muricauda sp. SCSIO 65647 genome includes a region encoding these proteins:
- a CDS encoding acyloxyacyl hydrolase, with amino-acid sequence MKHLFPIFFLIGCCFGFSQKKNPTKKYTLDISQFNGSILLHNPDISHLITDHPGGIILGFNRKRYGHEDWEADYGYPDTGFSFVYQNMNNSTLGQNFGLYAHYNFYFFKRNLQFRIGQGVAYNTNPYDKNTNFRNNAYGTHLLSSTIAMINYHKENLIAGLGLKAGISLIHYSNANFKAPNTSTNTMALNFGLTYDLDGGKDYEYVKPEKKEKTTEPIRYNLVLRGGVNESDVVNSGRYGFWIFSAYADKRLGRKSAIQLGGDVFFSNFLKELIRFQSISFPENEVAADTDFKRVGLFVGHELFINKMSIVTQLGYYVYYPFDFEGRTYNRIGLKRYFGDKIFGTVTLKAHAAKAEAVEFGIGVRL; translated from the coding sequence ATGAAGCACCTATTCCCCATTTTTTTTCTGATCGGATGTTGCTTTGGATTTTCCCAAAAGAAAAATCCCACCAAAAAATATACCCTCGACATTAGCCAATTCAACGGCAGTATTCTATTGCACAACCCAGATATTTCGCACTTGATCACCGACCACCCAGGAGGAATCATCTTGGGGTTCAATCGAAAGCGATATGGCCATGAAGATTGGGAGGCTGATTATGGCTATCCCGATACAGGGTTTTCGTTTGTGTACCAGAATATGAACAATTCGACCTTGGGGCAGAATTTTGGATTGTACGCCCACTACAACTTTTACTTTTTTAAGCGCAATCTTCAGTTTCGAATCGGGCAGGGTGTGGCCTACAATACAAACCCTTATGACAAAAACACCAACTTTCGTAACAATGCCTATGGCACACATTTACTGAGTTCGACCATAGCGATGATCAATTACCATAAAGAAAACCTGATAGCGGGTTTAGGGTTGAAAGCGGGCATTTCCCTTATTCACTATTCCAATGCCAATTTTAAGGCTCCGAACACCTCGACCAATACGATGGCCCTTAACTTTGGACTGACCTATGATTTGGATGGCGGGAAGGATTATGAATACGTCAAACCGGAAAAAAAGGAAAAGACAACTGAACCTATTCGATATAATCTAGTTCTCAGAGGGGGTGTGAACGAGAGCGACGTGGTAAATTCAGGGCGCTACGGATTTTGGATTTTCTCAGCCTATGCCGATAAACGCTTAGGGCGAAAGAGTGCCATACAACTTGGTGGCGATGTGTTCTTTTCCAATTTTTTAAAAGAATTGATACGTTTTCAGAGTATTTCGTTTCCAGAGAACGAAGTAGCTGCCGATACCGATTTTAAGCGGGTCGGACTATTTGTGGGCCATGAATTGTTCATCAATAAAATGAGTATTGTCACACAGTTGGGCTATTATGTATATTATCCTTTTGATTTTGAAGGGCGAACGTACAATCGAATCGGTTTGAAACGCTATTTCGGGGATAAAATCTTTGGAACGGTTACATTGAAGGCACATGCGGCAAAAGCCGAAGCTGTTGAATTTGGTATTGGAGTTAGACTTTAG
- the metF gene encoding methylenetetrahydrofolate reductase [NAD(P)H], giving the protein MKVTEHIKRAKGESLFSFEIIPPVKGRSIQELYDNIDPLMEFDPPFIDVTTSREEYIYIDRDGLLDKKLTRMRPGTLGICASIKHKYDVDTVPHVLCGGFTKEETEYLLVDCHYLGIDNVMALRGDAMKEEKYFEPTKGGHQYASDLVIQIQGLNCGNYLHEVIETDNCADFCVGVAGYPEKHMEAPSLKSDLKWLKKKVDLGADYVVTQMFFDNKKFFEFVDEARAMGIDVPIIPGIKPIAVKRHLQLLPQVFRVDIPQDLVDAVEACKNNKEVRQVGIEWCIEQSKELKKAKVPVLHYYSMGKSDNIKAIAKAIF; this is encoded by the coding sequence ATGAAAGTAACTGAGCACATAAAAAGAGCGAAAGGAGAATCCCTTTTCAGTTTTGAGATCATTCCCCCGGTAAAGGGTCGAAGTATTCAAGAGTTATATGACAATATCGACCCCTTGATGGAATTCGACCCACCGTTTATTGATGTCACTACCTCACGTGAAGAGTACATCTATATTGACCGAGATGGATTGTTAGACAAAAAATTGACCCGAATGCGGCCGGGCACTTTGGGTATTTGTGCTTCCATTAAGCACAAGTACGATGTCGATACCGTGCCCCATGTGCTCTGTGGAGGGTTCACCAAAGAAGAAACTGAGTACCTTTTGGTCGATTGCCATTACTTGGGCATTGATAATGTGATGGCCTTACGTGGAGATGCCATGAAAGAAGAAAAGTATTTTGAACCTACAAAGGGTGGTCATCAATATGCATCTGATCTCGTGATACAGATTCAGGGGTTGAATTGTGGCAATTATTTGCACGAGGTCATTGAGACCGATAATTGTGCTGATTTCTGTGTCGGTGTTGCCGGCTACCCAGAAAAGCATATGGAAGCCCCGTCTTTAAAATCCGATTTAAAATGGCTGAAAAAGAAAGTCGATCTAGGGGCAGACTATGTGGTGACCCAAATGTTCTTTGACAACAAGAAGTTTTTTGAATTTGTCGATGAGGCAAGGGCAATGGGCATTGATGTGCCCATCATTCCCGGTATTAAGCCCATTGCGGTGAAGCGGCATTTACAGTTGTTGCCGCAGGTGTTTCGGGTCGATATTCCACAAGACTTGGTAGATGCCGTCGAAGCCTGCAAGAATAACAAAGAGGTGCGGCAAGTAGGTATTGAGTGGTGCATTGAGCAGTCGAAAGAATTGAAAAAGGCCAAAGTGCCCGTATTACATTATTACTCTATGGGCAAATCAGATAATATCAAGGCAATTGCCAAAGCGATTTTTTAA
- a CDS encoding four helix bundle protein — MVKMIYDLTNSFLNEEVYGLTNQMRRGDISVPSNIAEGRGRKTSLDTVQFLHVSRGSLYELEAQLFLALDQEYIGLLNFESVLNQIKTCKKLLNGFINYYSNK; from the coding sequence TTGGTCAAAATGATTTATGATTTAACAAACTCTTTTCTAAATGAGGAAGTTTATGGGTTGACAAATCAAATGAGGCGAGGCGACATATCAGTCCCGTCAAATATTGCAGAAGGACGTGGTAGAAAGACATCTCTAGATACTGTTCAGTTTTTACATGTTTCTAGAGGCTCCTTATATGAGCTTGAAGCACAACTGTTTCTGGCTCTTGACCAAGAATATATTGGTTTATTAAACTTTGAATCGGTTCTCAACCAAATAAAAACATGTAAAAAATTGTTGAATGGGTTTATCAACTATTATTCAAATAAGTAA
- the metH gene encoding methionine synthase: MEKNEQRYLKLSGLEPLVITPESNFINVGERTNVAGSKKFLRLIKEEKYDEALEVARHQVEGGAQVIDINMDDGLIDGKEAMVKFLNLIVSEPDIARVPIMIDSSKWEIIEAGLQVVQGKCVVNSISLKEGEEEFIRQAKLVKRYGAAVIVMAFDEVGQADNLERRIEIAERSYRILVDSVNFPPEDIIFDLNIFPVATGMEEHRRNALDFIEGTKWVRENLAHCSVSGGVSNVSFSFRGNNPVREAMHSVFLYHAIKAGMNMGIVNPTLLEVYDDIPKDLLEHVEDVILDRREDATERLLEFAETVQGKAKESKVDLSWREEPLQERITRALVKGIDQYIVEDVEEARQQAAKPLLVIEDHLMTGMNVVGDLFGSGKMFLPQVVKSARVMKKAVAYLTPFIEKSKDKNVSSAGKILMATVKGDVHDIGKNIVSVVLACNNYEIVDLGVMVPPEKIIDKAIEEKVDIIGLSGLITPSLDEMVFLAKEMERQDFEVPLLIGGATTSKAHTAVKIDPAYSQAVVHVNDASRAVTVVGDLLQKETSGRYKKSIKLDYESFREKFLNRTKRKEYLTLIGARKNKLQIDFKKSDIKKPDQLGIQVWEDFDLGRLKDFIDWTPFFRSWDLHGKYPAILDDEAIGEQASELFADAQKMLQQILEEKWLTAKAIFGLFAANQINDDDIEVISALNGTREEKFIFRTLRQQLKKRQGVPNLALADFIAPRESGLQDYIGCFCVTAGFGTQELAAEFEENHDDYGSIMIKALADRLAEAFAEYLHKEVRTKYWGYACDEILDNEALIAEKYRGIRPAPGYPACPDHLEKLKIWELLAVEENIGVKLTESLAMWPAASVSGYYFAHPKAKYFGLGKIKMDQVADFAKRKGITIEKAKKWLAPNLVDGD, translated from the coding sequence ATGGAAAAGAACGAACAACGATACTTGAAGTTAAGCGGACTCGAACCTCTTGTAATCACACCCGAAAGCAATTTCATCAATGTGGGTGAGCGTACCAATGTGGCAGGTTCAAAAAAATTCTTGCGACTCATCAAAGAAGAAAAGTACGATGAGGCGTTGGAAGTAGCCAGACATCAGGTAGAAGGTGGGGCACAGGTCATCGACATCAATATGGATGATGGCCTCATTGACGGTAAAGAGGCGATGGTCAAGTTTTTGAACCTGATTGTTTCAGAACCCGATATTGCCCGTGTACCCATTATGATCGATTCTTCCAAGTGGGAAATCATTGAAGCAGGTTTGCAGGTCGTTCAAGGTAAGTGTGTGGTGAATTCCATAAGCCTTAAAGAAGGGGAAGAGGAGTTCATCCGTCAGGCAAAATTGGTCAAACGTTATGGGGCTGCGGTCATTGTAATGGCATTTGACGAGGTTGGTCAGGCCGATAACTTAGAACGTCGTATCGAAATTGCGGAACGTTCTTATCGCATATTGGTAGATTCGGTCAATTTTCCACCAGAGGATATCATTTTTGACCTCAATATTTTTCCTGTGGCCACTGGAATGGAAGAACACAGACGTAATGCGCTCGACTTTATCGAGGGCACGAAATGGGTTCGTGAAAACCTTGCCCATTGCAGTGTCAGTGGTGGGGTGAGCAATGTATCCTTTTCCTTTCGTGGAAATAACCCTGTGCGAGAGGCCATGCACTCGGTGTTTCTGTACCATGCCATTAAAGCGGGCATGAACATGGGCATTGTGAACCCGACCCTTTTAGAAGTCTATGATGACATTCCGAAAGATTTGCTCGAACACGTTGAAGATGTAATACTCGATCGTCGTGAAGATGCCACGGAACGGTTATTGGAATTTGCCGAGACCGTTCAGGGAAAGGCAAAAGAAAGCAAGGTAGATTTATCATGGCGCGAAGAACCCTTGCAAGAGCGTATCACACGGGCGTTGGTAAAGGGCATTGACCAGTACATCGTTGAAGATGTAGAAGAGGCTAGGCAACAGGCGGCGAAACCATTACTGGTCATTGAAGACCATTTGATGACGGGCATGAACGTGGTGGGAGATCTATTTGGTAGTGGTAAAATGTTTTTACCCCAAGTGGTGAAATCTGCCCGGGTAATGAAAAAAGCTGTAGCGTACCTGACCCCATTTATCGAGAAGTCAAAAGATAAAAATGTCTCTTCGGCCGGTAAAATTTTGATGGCCACCGTAAAAGGTGATGTGCATGATATAGGCAAAAACATAGTTTCGGTGGTACTGGCTTGCAACAATTATGAAATCGTTGATTTGGGGGTGATGGTACCTCCAGAAAAAATCATTGACAAGGCCATTGAAGAAAAAGTGGATATCATCGGCCTAAGTGGGTTGATCACCCCTTCATTGGATGAAATGGTCTTTTTGGCCAAAGAGATGGAGCGCCAAGATTTTGAAGTGCCATTGCTCATCGGAGGCGCCACGACGAGCAAGGCCCATACGGCAGTTAAGATTGATCCAGCCTATAGTCAGGCCGTGGTACATGTCAACGATGCTTCACGTGCCGTAACCGTAGTGGGCGATTTATTGCAAAAAGAGACTTCGGGGCGGTATAAAAAGTCCATCAAGCTCGATTATGAAAGTTTTCGAGAGAAATTCTTGAACCGCACCAAGCGAAAAGAGTATCTGACCTTGATAGGGGCCCGAAAGAACAAACTTCAAATCGATTTCAAGAAATCCGACATCAAAAAACCCGATCAATTGGGCATTCAGGTCTGGGAAGATTTTGATTTGGGAAGATTGAAAGACTTTATCGATTGGACCCCTTTTTTTCGTTCATGGGACCTGCATGGAAAATATCCCGCTATTTTGGACGATGAGGCTATAGGCGAACAAGCTTCAGAATTGTTTGCCGATGCCCAAAAGATGCTACAGCAAATATTGGAGGAAAAATGGTTGACCGCCAAGGCCATTTTTGGACTGTTTGCAGCAAATCAGATCAATGATGACGATATAGAGGTCATTTCGGCCCTGAACGGAACCAGAGAAGAGAAATTTATTTTTAGAACCCTACGCCAACAATTGAAAAAACGGCAGGGAGTACCCAACTTGGCATTGGCAGATTTTATTGCCCCAAGAGAAAGTGGTCTTCAAGATTATATAGGTTGTTTCTGTGTTACAGCTGGTTTCGGCACCCAAGAATTAGCGGCTGAATTCGAAGAAAACCATGATGATTATGGTTCTATTATGATCAAGGCACTTGCCGATCGTTTGGCCGAGGCATTTGCCGAGTATTTGCATAAAGAAGTGCGTACAAAATATTGGGGCTATGCTTGTGATGAAATACTTGATAATGAGGCGTTGATCGCTGAAAAATATCGTGGCATTCGTCCTGCACCCGGTTATCCCGCATGCCCAGATCATTTAGAAAAATTAAAAATTTGGGAGCTATTGGCCGTTGAAGAAAACATTGGGGTAAAATTGACCGAAAGTTTGGCCATGTGGCCGGCAGCCAGTGTGAGCGGGTATTATTTTGCCCACCCAAAGGCAAAGTATTTCGGATTGGGAAAAATCAAGATGGATCAAGTTGCCGATTTTGCAAAACGAAAAGGGATAACAATCGAGAAAGCAAAGAAATGGTTGGCCCCAAATTTGGTTGATGGTGATTAG
- a CDS encoding homocysteine S-methyltransferase family protein: MSKIGKILQERILVLDGAMGTMLQRHKFTEEDFRGERFKDWSSPLKGNNDLLSLTQPKAIAEVHRQYFEAGADIVETNTFSGTTIAMADYGMEELVYELNYESARIARRVADEFTKKEPNKPRFVAGSIGPTNKTASMSPDVNDPGFRGISFEELRIAYKQQVEALVDGGADILLVETIFDTLNAKAALFAIEEVKEEKQLDVPIMVSGTITDASGRTLSGQTAEAFLISISHINILSVGFNCALGAKQLTPHLEVISARSPFYTSAHPNAGLPNAFGEYDETPEQMAEQIKEYLEKGLVNIVGGCCGTTPEHIKAIAKLVQQYQPRKHIIAV, translated from the coding sequence ATGTCAAAAATTGGAAAAATACTACAAGAGCGGATTCTGGTACTCGATGGTGCCATGGGTACCATGCTGCAACGCCATAAATTTACCGAAGAAGATTTCAGGGGAGAGCGCTTTAAAGATTGGTCTTCACCTTTGAAAGGGAACAATGACCTCTTGTCCCTGACCCAACCAAAAGCCATAGCCGAAGTTCATCGTCAATATTTTGAAGCTGGGGCCGATATCGTTGAGACCAATACCTTTTCTGGCACTACCATTGCCATGGCCGATTATGGTATGGAAGAACTGGTCTATGAACTAAATTATGAGTCGGCCCGTATTGCAAGAAGGGTGGCAGACGAGTTCACCAAGAAAGAGCCAAACAAACCAAGGTTTGTAGCGGGCAGTATAGGCCCCACCAACAAAACGGCCAGTATGTCACCTGATGTCAATGACCCTGGGTTTCGGGGCATTTCATTTGAAGAACTTCGTATTGCCTACAAACAGCAAGTGGAAGCACTTGTGGATGGAGGGGCCGATATCTTGCTGGTAGAGACCATTTTTGATACGCTGAACGCCAAGGCCGCCCTTTTTGCCATTGAAGAAGTGAAAGAAGAAAAACAACTTGATGTGCCCATTATGGTCAGTGGTACGATAACCGATGCTTCGGGACGTACACTTTCTGGGCAAACGGCAGAGGCTTTTTTGATTTCCATATCGCATATTAACATATTATCGGTAGGGTTCAATTGTGCCTTAGGGGCCAAACAACTCACACCACATTTAGAGGTTATTTCGGCGAGGTCACCTTTTTATACTTCGGCCCATCCGAATGCTGGTCTTCCGAACGCCTTTGGTGAATATGATGAGACACCAGAGCAGATGGCCGAACAGATAAAAGAATATTTGGAAAAAGGTTTGGTGAATATCGTTGGGGGATGTTGTGGCACCACTCCAGAACATATCAAGGCCATCGCTAAACTGGTTCAACAATACCAACCCCGAAAACATATCATTGCTGTATAG
- a CDS encoding NAD(P)/FAD-dependent oxidoreductase gives MIKTDILIIGAGPTGLFTVFEAGLLKLKCHLIDALPQPGGQCAEIYPKKPIYDIPAYPEILAGDLVERLLEQIKPFEPGFTFGERAEKLEKQDDGSFIVTTNKGTRHHAPVVVIAGGLGSFEPRKPLIENIVDFEDRGVAYMIKDPEVYRNKKVIIAGGGDSALDWAIYLSDVASEVSLVHRRNEFRGALDSVEKASELAKLGKIKLHTEAEVRKLYGDGQLEAVVIKHNDSAKGETYVETDYFIPLFGLSPKLGPIGDWGLEIEKNAIKVNNAKDYQTNIQGVFAIGDVNTYEGKLKLILSGFHEAAVMCQYAYQIINPGKRFVMKYTTVGGVEGFDGSKKEATKEVVQSIV, from the coding sequence ATGATAAAAACCGATATATTGATAATTGGTGCGGGCCCCACGGGCCTGTTCACTGTCTTCGAAGCGGGATTGTTGAAATTGAAGTGTCATTTGATTGATGCACTTCCCCAACCGGGAGGGCAATGTGCCGAAATCTATCCGAAAAAACCCATTTATGACATTCCTGCCTATCCTGAGATATTGGCTGGTGATTTGGTCGAACGGTTGTTGGAACAGATAAAACCTTTCGAGCCTGGTTTTACCTTCGGCGAGCGTGCCGAAAAGTTGGAAAAGCAAGATGATGGCTCGTTTATCGTGACCACGAACAAAGGTACCCGACACCATGCTCCGGTTGTGGTCATTGCGGGCGGACTTGGTTCTTTCGAACCCAGAAAGCCACTTATTGAAAACATTGTGGATTTTGAAGATAGGGGAGTGGCATACATGATAAAAGATCCAGAGGTCTATCGAAACAAGAAAGTCATCATCGCCGGTGGCGGTGATTCTGCGTTAGACTGGGCCATCTATCTATCTGATGTGGCTTCAGAAGTGTCTTTGGTACATAGAAGAAATGAGTTTCGGGGGGCATTGGATTCGGTTGAAAAAGCCTCTGAACTGGCAAAACTTGGAAAAATCAAACTACATACCGAAGCAGAGGTCAGAAAGCTATATGGCGATGGACAATTAGAGGCAGTGGTCATCAAGCATAACGATTCCGCAAAAGGCGAAACATATGTTGAGACCGATTATTTCATTCCCTTGTTCGGCCTTTCCCCAAAACTGGGCCCGATAGGCGATTGGGGTCTCGAAATAGAAAAAAACGCCATCAAGGTGAACAACGCCAAAGATTACCAAACCAATATTCAAGGGGTGTTCGCCATTGGCGATGTGAATACGTATGAAGGCAAATTGAAGCTGATTTTATCGGGCTTTCACGAAGCGGCGGTAATGTGCCAATATGCCTATCAAATCATTAATCCCGGTAAACGGTTTGTCATGAAATATACCACGGTCGGCGGCGTCGAAGGGTTTGATGGCTCTAAGAAAGAAGCTACAAAAGAAGTGGTGCAAAGCATAGTCTAA
- a CDS encoding bifunctional precorrin-2 dehydrogenase/sirohydrochlorin ferrochelatase — protein sequence MERNNLYPIFLKTSQLNILIVGGGYVAEEKLHFLTKSSPDAKITMVAPMFREATAALASQYHVAMVDDAYDAEYLEGRHLVIATTDVPEVNLQVFHDCRERNILVNVADNPPLCDFYMGGIVTKGNVKVAISTNGKSPTTAKRLRQFFEEVIPEDIDRMVKNLNEYRKTIKGDFEEKVEKMNEITRKLVKNT from the coding sequence ATGGAGCGCAATAACCTATACCCCATATTTCTAAAAACCTCTCAGTTGAACATCTTGATTGTGGGTGGGGGATATGTTGCCGAAGAGAAATTACATTTCTTGACCAAATCGAGCCCTGATGCCAAGATTACCATGGTAGCCCCTATGTTCAGAGAGGCCACGGCGGCATTGGCCAGCCAGTATCATGTTGCGATGGTTGATGACGCTTATGATGCCGAATATCTAGAAGGAAGACATCTGGTCATCGCCACAACCGATGTGCCCGAGGTGAATCTACAGGTGTTCCATGACTGTCGTGAACGGAATATTTTGGTAAACGTGGCCGACAACCCACCGCTATGTGATTTTTATATGGGCGGTATCGTGACCAAGGGCAATGTAAAAGTGGCGATTTCAACGAATGGAAAATCGCCGACCACTGCCAAACGGCTTCGACAATTTTTCGAGGAGGTAATTCCGGAAGATATTGATCGTATGGTCAAAAACCTGAACGAATACAGAAAAACGATAAAAGGTGATTTTGAAGAAAAAGTGGAGAAAATGAACGAAATCACCCGAAAATTGGTTAAAAATACCTAA
- the cobA gene encoding uroporphyrinogen-III C-methyltransferase, with translation MLEIGKLTVVGAGPGDVDLLTVKGIKALQSADVILYDALVNDRLLHYAPEAEHIFVGKRKGCYRYQQEQINELIVQRAHQGLHVVRLKGGDSFVFGRGAEEMEHAAQHGLEVAVVPGISSATSVPALQNIPVTKRGASESFWVITGTTKEHKLSKDVNLAAQSSATVVILMGMSKLGEIMALFKKQGKSETPVAIIQEGSTTNEKIGIGTVASIENEAREQQLANPAIIVIGEVVRHREKLLKIQQQHQIMA, from the coding sequence ATGCTTGAGATAGGAAAATTGACCGTAGTGGGGGCGGGTCCCGGTGATGTTGACCTGCTAACCGTCAAAGGTATCAAGGCATTGCAGTCAGCTGATGTAATACTTTATGATGCATTGGTAAACGATAGGTTGCTGCACTATGCGCCAGAGGCCGAGCACATTTTTGTGGGAAAGCGTAAAGGCTGTTATCGTTATCAACAAGAACAGATCAATGAACTGATAGTGCAACGGGCCCATCAAGGGTTGCATGTAGTGCGGTTAAAGGGGGGAGATTCCTTTGTCTTTGGGCGCGGTGCCGAAGAAATGGAACATGCTGCCCAACACGGTCTGGAAGTAGCGGTCGTACCGGGCATCTCATCGGCAACCTCTGTTCCAGCTTTACAAAATATTCCCGTTACCAAAAGGGGGGCATCAGAGAGTTTCTGGGTGATTACGGGCACTACCAAAGAGCACAAACTTTCAAAAGATGTAAACTTGGCAGCACAATCAAGTGCCACGGTGGTTATTTTGATGGGAATGTCAAAATTGGGAGAGATTATGGCACTTTTCAAGAAACAAGGGAAATCAGAAACCCCTGTGGCCATCATTCAAGAAGGTTCGACAACAAACGAAAAAATAGGAATTGGCACTGTTGCTTCCATTGAGAACGAGGCAAGGGAGCAGCAGTTGGCCAATCCTGCCATCATCGTGATCGGAGAGGTGGTCCGACACAGGGAAAAATTGTTGAAAATACAGCAACAACATCAAATCATGGCATAA
- a CDS encoding HEPN domain-containing protein translates to MQSFRTEIENPVVEKDIIELEKKIRLFKEGNIDEEKFRSLRLARGVYGQRQQGVQMVRIKLPYGKVTSNQLLRIADVADEYSTGRLHITTRQDIQIHYVDLERTPELWAQLEKDEVTLREACGNTVRNVTASETSGIDPDEPFDVSPYAQAIFEYFLRNPIGQEMGRKFKVSFSASDSDTGLSYMHDLGFIAKTEKGARGFKVLLGGGLGSQPRHADVLYEFLPTDKIIPLMEGVIRVFDRFGERKSRAKARLKFLLKDVGLQGFKQLLEQEQEAIPHKTYSIDFESYPKVSVAEVEIPEVEIDDTEAFEQWKSTNIVSQRQKGYQAIGIKVLLGDFYTDKARKLARLVEEYAAGEIRLSLRQNILIPYVKKELVPFFYAELKKLGFAEPGYNKAFDITACPGTDTCNLGIASSTGIAAELEKVIKAEYPQYINNPDVVIKISGCMNACGQHTMAHIGFQGMSIRTKDKLVAPALQVLLGGGNHGNGRGTFADKVVKIPSKRGPQALRLILDDYETNGQGRRYEDYYAEKGEHYFYELLKKLSNTDNLTPNDFIDWGNKEKYKKEIGVGECAGVIVDLVATLFFESQEKIENAEEAVQKGKWAASIYYSYQSMVNSAKALLTAEKTKTNTHASIIRDFDRLFGETGKIVFEGGFENLVLQLNRKKPSETFAKNYLEDAKFVLQKLESYRKLELEHA, encoded by the coding sequence ATGCAAAGTTTTAGAACAGAAATAGAGAACCCTGTTGTCGAGAAAGACATCATTGAATTGGAGAAGAAGATTCGCCTGTTCAAAGAGGGAAACATTGATGAGGAGAAATTTCGTAGCCTGCGTTTGGCAAGGGGTGTGTATGGTCAAAGGCAACAGGGGGTTCAGATGGTGCGCATCAAATTGCCATATGGCAAGGTGACCTCTAACCAATTGTTGCGCATTGCCGATGTGGCCGATGAATATTCTACTGGGCGGTTGCACATCACCACCCGTCAAGATATCCAAATCCATTATGTTGATTTGGAGCGCACCCCAGAGCTTTGGGCACAACTTGAAAAAGATGAGGTTACGCTCCGTGAAGCCTGTGGCAATACGGTTCGCAATGTGACGGCAAGCGAAACATCGGGCATTGACCCAGATGAGCCGTTCGATGTGTCGCCTTATGCACAAGCTATTTTTGAGTACTTTTTGCGGAACCCCATCGGGCAAGAAATGGGCCGAAAATTCAAGGTTTCGTTCTCGGCTTCTGATAGCGATACTGGCCTTTCGTATATGCATGACCTCGGCTTCATTGCCAAAACCGAAAAGGGAGCAAGGGGTTTCAAGGTCTTGCTGGGCGGTGGACTTGGTTCACAGCCACGTCATGCCGATGTGTTGTACGAATTTCTTCCAACAGATAAGATCATTCCCTTGATGGAAGGCGTTATTCGCGTGTTCGATCGTTTCGGAGAACGAAAAAGCCGTGCCAAGGCCCGATTGAAATTTCTGTTGAAGGATGTTGGGCTGCAAGGTTTCAAACAACTTTTAGAACAAGAACAAGAGGCCATTCCACATAAAACCTATTCTATCGATTTTGAAAGCTACCCGAAGGTTTCAGTTGCCGAAGTGGAAATTCCTGAAGTTGAGATCGATGATACAGAAGCTTTTGAACAATGGAAATCCACCAACATTGTTTCGCAAAGGCAGAAGGGCTATCAAGCCATTGGCATCAAGGTACTATTAGGTGATTTCTACACCGATAAAGCGAGAAAGTTGGCCCGATTGGTAGAAGAATATGCCGCTGGTGAAATCCGTCTGTCACTACGGCAGAACATTTTGATTCCCTATGTGAAAAAAGAGCTGGTCCCATTTTTCTATGCGGAACTAAAGAAACTGGGTTTCGCCGAACCAGGGTACAACAAGGCTTTTGACATTACTGCCTGCCCCGGCACCGACACCTGTAATCTCGGTATTGCCAGCAGTACGGGCATTGCTGCCGAATTGGAAAAAGTCATCAAGGCAGAATATCCACAATATATCAACAATCCCGATGTGGTTATCAAAATCAGTGGTTGTATGAATGCCTGCGGGCAGCATACCATGGCGCATATCGGCTTTCAGGGAATGAGTATCAGAACCAAAGATAAACTAGTGGCGCCCGCACTTCAAGTATTGTTGGGAGGCGGCAATCATGGCAACGGACGCGGAACTTTTGCCGATAAAGTGGTGAAAATACCCAGTAAGCGGGGTCCCCAGGCCCTTCGCTTGATCTTAGATGATTATGAAACGAACGGGCAGGGCAGACGATATGAAGACTATTATGCCGAAAAAGGAGAGCACTATTTCTATGAGTTGCTAAAAAAACTGTCGAATACCGATAATCTCACCCCAAATGATTTCATCGATTGGGGCAATAAGGAAAAATATAAAAAAGAAATAGGTGTCGGTGAATGTGCAGGGGTCATTGTCGATTTGGTGGCCACGCTCTTTTTCGAAAGTCAAGAAAAGATAGAAAATGCCGAAGAAGCAGTGCAAAAAGGTAAGTGGGCAGCCAGTATCTATTACTCTTATCAATCAATGGTAAACTCGGCCAAGGCTTTGTTGACGGCAGAAAAGACGAAGACAAATACCCATGCAAGTATTATCAGGGATTTTGATCGTCTGTTTGGTGAAACAGGTAAAATAGTTTTTGAGGGAGGGTTCGAAAATCTCGTGCTACAGTTGAATCGAAAAAAGCCATCGGAAACATTTGCAAAAAACTATTTGGAAGATGCCAAATTCGTCTTACAAAAACTGGAATCATATAGAAAATTGGAGTTGGAACATGCTTGA